A genomic stretch from Candidatus Stygibacter australis includes:
- a CDS encoding T9SS type A sorting domain-containing protein — MCKDKKFVLALIMLIPLLLSARLYVDDDYTAATPGWGVTTFDEIQDAIDNASNEETIYVYPGTYEHLTIGNIGLTIEHCGTGDVIVDGDDSEECIYFTSNCNTTTTLRGLTLINGYGGSGAGIHVSCDRTIKIEECEIRDCTSVSSGAGINSWCADLIITDTSIYNNTTGIANEINGGGIRFMDGDLTLENVIFANNTSKYGGAIYLKSTDEETTVTAENVLIYENTATEDGGAMGMNQEYPGYDLIINMDKVTIADNNSTNGVGGIYEAAGTEDIDLTIINSIIWDNDSTPQIPADYDVTYSCVDGNTVYPGDENINDDPEFVNAAGDDYTLDYLSPCIDAGNRSSTYDDDDGSMADMGYAYHEQYKYEWPLFGTPPFQMRSNWNWICFDQLPVNEGSSNIGQSVSTALVRWHWNDIPDSCGWFNETCGTNPWFYGLDEDSDEFFDTWSGTGNLSSLKGYKIYNLEDSDAALFTRGDDVDDEEDVSTAAGADTWVGYFPDDTQSAEDALPSAVLNDCVKIQTQRWATSRATTGDPWSSDPDDLYLNYTDMVVLKTTSAQSFPWQSSRDDTEPIIRPYAVHFEWEEEIDYLPIFVEFDPADVPDEVAVYVGGGCQGAEVVEGLNCQICAYILEEDQGQEIEFEFWYDGRGENERKDSYQIHENGYPVVSNTLFTGQPGEFYTLSFNKGETIEPVPYNFCCYPNPFNPETTVSFSLEELSEVQIMIYNVKGQKVRTLADETFRPDDYSIVWKGKDDNGHRVGSGMYFVRLKINDELFTNKVVLIK; from the coding sequence ATGTGTAAAGATAAAAAATTTGTTTTAGCACTAATTATGCTAATCCCGCTGCTTTTAAGCGCTAGGCTTTATGTAGATGATGATTATACCGCAGCCACTCCAGGATGGGGTGTAACTACTTTTGATGAGATTCAGGATGCCATAGACAATGCCAGTAATGAAGAAACTATCTATGTGTATCCCGGTACTTATGAACATCTGACTATCGGAAATATAGGTTTGACGATAGAACATTGTGGAACAGGAGATGTTATTGTAGATGGAGATGATTCAGAAGAATGTATTTACTTCACTTCGAATTGTAATACAACTACTACATTAAGAGGATTGACACTTATCAATGGTTACGGTGGCTCAGGTGCAGGAATACATGTATCATGCGATAGAACTATTAAGATTGAAGAATGTGAAATCAGAGATTGCACTTCTGTTTCCTCTGGTGCAGGTATAAATTCCTGGTGTGCAGATTTAATAATTACTGATACTTCAATCTATAATAATACAACAGGAATTGCAAACGAAATCAATGGTGGTGGAATACGATTTATGGATGGTGATTTGACTTTAGAGAATGTAATATTCGCAAATAACACTTCTAAATACGGTGGTGCAATTTATTTAAAATCCACTGATGAAGAAACAACAGTTACTGCAGAGAATGTTTTGATTTATGAAAACACAGCAACTGAGGACGGAGGTGCCATGGGTATGAATCAAGAATATCCCGGATATGATCTGATAATTAACATGGATAAAGTCACTATTGCAGATAATAATTCGACCAATGGTGTAGGGGGTATATATGAAGCAGCAGGAACAGAAGATATAGACCTTACAATTATCAACAGTATAATCTGGGATAATGACAGCACACCTCAGATACCTGCGGATTATGACGTAACTTATAGTTGTGTTGATGGAAACACCGTTTATCCAGGAGATGAGAATATTAATGATGATCCTGAATTTGTTAATGCTGCTGGTGATGATTATACTTTGGATTACTTGAGTCCCTGCATTGATGCAGGCAACAGATCTTCTACTTATGATGACGATGATGGATCTATGGCAGATATGGGCTATGCCTATCATGAACAGTATAAATATGAGTGGCCGCTCTTTGGTACACCTCCCTTTCAAATGCGTTCAAACTGGAACTGGATATGTTTTGATCAATTGCCTGTTAATGAAGGATCTTCTAATATAGGACAAAGCGTAAGTACAGCTTTAGTAAGATGGCATTGGAATGATATACCTGATAGTTGCGGCTGGTTTAATGAAACCTGCGGTACTAATCCCTGGTTCTATGGACTTGATGAAGATAGTGACGAGTTCTTTGATACCTGGTCAGGTACAGGAAATCTATCAAGTTTGAAAGGTTACAAAATCTATAATCTGGAAGATAGCGATGCAGCATTATTTACCAGAGGAGATGATGTAGACGACGAAGAAGACGTTTCTACTGCAGCAGGAGCGGATACCTGGGTAGGATATTTTCCTGATGATACTCAGTCTGCAGAAGATGCTCTACCCAGTGCTGTTTTGAATGACTGCGTGAAGATCCAGACTCAGAGATGGGCTACAAGTAGAGCGACAACAGGCGATCCCTGGAGCAGTGATCCTGATGATCTTTATCTAAATTATACTGATATGGTAGTACTAAAAACTACCAGTGCTCAAAGTTTCCCATGGCAAAGTTCCAGAGACGATACAGAACCGATCATTAGACCTTATGCTGTACACTTCGAATGGGAAGAGGAGATTGATTACCTTCCCATTTTCGTGGAGTTTGATCCGGCAGATGTTCCTGATGAAGTAGCTGTTTACGTTGGCGGTGGATGCCAGGGCGCTGAAGTAGTGGAAGGATTGAATTGTCAGATATGTGCATATATACTGGAAGAAGATCAGGGACAGGAGATTGAATTTGAGTTCTGGTATGATGGCAGAGGAGAAAATGAACGAAAAGATAGTTATCAAATTCATGAGAACGGCTATCCTGTTGTAAGTAATACCTTATTTACCGGACAACCCGGTGAATTCTATACTCTAAGCTTCAATAAAGGCGAAACAATCGAACCTGTTCCCTATAATTTCTGTTGTTATCCCAATCCATTTAATCCGGAAACTACGGTTTCTTTCTCATTGGAAGAACTTTCAGAAGTTCAGATCATGATATACAATGTAAAGGGTCAAAAGGTCAGAACCTTAGCTGACGAAACATTCAGACCTGATGATTATAGTATAGTCTGGAAAGGAAAGGATGATAACGGACATAGGGTTGGATCAGGTATGTATTTTGTAAGACTTAAAATCAATGATGAGCTGTTTACTAACAAGGTTGTTCTCATTAAGTAA